One part of the Streptomyces lydicus genome encodes these proteins:
- a CDS encoding inorganic diphosphatase has protein sequence MEFDVTIEIPKGSRNKYEVDHETGRIRLDRRLFTSTSYPADYGFVENTLGEDGDPLDALVILDEPTFPGCLIKCRAIGMFRMTDEAGGDDKLLCVPASDPRVEHLRDIHHVSEFDRLEIQHFFEVYKDLEPGKSVEGADWVGRTEAEAEIEASYKRFESHGGGH, from the coding sequence GTGGAGTTCGACGTCACCATCGAGATCCCGAAGGGTTCGCGGAACAAGTACGAGGTGGACCACGAGACCGGTCGGATCCGCCTGGACCGTCGACTCTTCACCTCGACCAGCTACCCGGCCGACTACGGCTTTGTCGAGAACACCCTGGGCGAGGACGGCGACCCGCTGGACGCCCTGGTCATCCTGGACGAGCCGACCTTCCCCGGCTGCCTCATCAAGTGCCGCGCGATCGGCATGTTCCGGATGACGGACGAGGCCGGCGGCGACGACAAGCTGCTGTGTGTCCCGGCTTCGGACCCGCGCGTGGAGCACCTCCGTGACATCCACCACGTGTCGGAGTTCGACCGCCTGGAGATCCAGCACTTCTTCGAGGTCTACAAGGACCTGGAGCCCGGCAAGTCCGTCGAGGGCGCCGACTGGGTCGGCCGCACCGAGGCCGAGGCCGAGATCGAGGCGTCGTACAAGCGCTTCGAGTCGCACGGCGGCGGGCACTGA
- the ftsH gene encoding ATP-dependent zinc metalloprotease FtsH, translated as MDVKRYFRGPVMWIVLAVLAVVVLMQVVGSSGGYKTVDTGQVVKAIADNKVKSAELTTGDENKIKIELSGSNKIEGSNKLQASYIGDQGVDLAKNLQAKYQTGEIKDGYTVSPSKQNPFVGVLLSLLPFVLIVVVFLFLMNQMQGGGSRVMNFGKSKAKLITKDTPKTTFADVAGSDEAVEELHEIKEFLQEPAKFQAVGAKIPKGVLLYGPPGTGKTLLARAVAGEAGVPFYSISGSDFVEMFVGVGASRVRDLFEQAKANAPAIVFVDEIDAVGRHRGAGLGGGHDEREQTLNQLLVEMDGFDVKGGVILIAATNRPDILDPALLRPGRFDRQIAVDRPDLQGRLEILKVHQKGKPVAPDVDLSAVAKRTPGFTGADLSNVLNEAALLTARSDEKLINNHFLDEAIDRVVAGPQKRTRIMSEKEKKITAYHEGGHALVAAASPNSDPVHKITILSRGRALGYTMVLPDEDKYSTTRNEMLDQLAYMLGGRAAEELVFHDPTTGAANDIEKATATARAMVTQYGMTERLGAIKFGTDNSEPFLGREMGHQRDYSEEVAALVDEEVKKLIETAHNEAWEILVENRDILDNLVLTLLEKETLNKEEIAELFKHVVKRPARPAWTGSSRRTPSSRPPVLSPKELAPANGSVATSATVSTEKAEAQEEPRTES; from the coding sequence ATGGACGTGAAGCGATACTTCCGTGGGCCGGTCATGTGGATCGTGCTGGCCGTCCTCGCCGTGGTCGTGTTGATGCAGGTCGTCGGCTCGTCCGGCGGCTACAAGACGGTGGACACCGGTCAGGTCGTCAAGGCGATCGCTGACAACAAGGTGAAGTCCGCCGAGCTGACGACCGGTGACGAGAACAAGATCAAGATTGAGCTGTCGGGCTCCAACAAGATTGAGGGCTCCAACAAGCTCCAGGCGAGCTACATCGGCGACCAGGGCGTCGACCTGGCGAAGAACCTGCAGGCCAAGTACCAGACCGGCGAGATCAAGGACGGGTACACCGTCTCCCCGTCGAAGCAGAACCCGTTCGTCGGCGTGCTGCTCTCGCTGCTTCCCTTCGTCCTCATCGTGGTCGTCTTCCTGTTCCTGATGAACCAGATGCAGGGCGGCGGCTCCCGGGTGATGAACTTCGGGAAGTCCAAGGCGAAGCTGATCACCAAGGACACCCCCAAGACGACGTTCGCCGACGTCGCCGGGTCGGACGAGGCGGTCGAGGAGCTCCACGAGATCAAGGAGTTCCTGCAGGAGCCGGCGAAGTTCCAGGCCGTCGGCGCCAAGATTCCCAAGGGCGTGCTGCTGTACGGCCCGCCCGGAACGGGCAAGACGCTGCTGGCGCGTGCCGTCGCCGGCGAGGCGGGCGTCCCGTTCTACTCGATCTCCGGTTCCGACTTCGTCGAGATGTTCGTCGGTGTCGGTGCCTCCCGGGTCCGTGACCTGTTCGAGCAGGCCAAGGCGAACGCCCCGGCGATCGTCTTCGTCGACGAGATCGACGCCGTCGGCCGGCACCGCGGTGCGGGCCTGGGCGGTGGCCACGACGAGCGTGAGCAGACCCTCAACCAGCTGCTGGTCGAGATGGACGGCTTCGACGTCAAGGGCGGCGTGATCCTCATCGCCGCGACGAACCGCCCGGACATCCTCGACCCGGCGCTGCTGCGCCCCGGCCGCTTCGACCGGCAGATCGCCGTCGACCGTCCGGACCTGCAGGGCCGTCTGGAGATCCTCAAGGTCCACCAGAAGGGCAAGCCGGTCGCCCCGGACGTCGACCTGTCGGCCGTCGCCAAGCGCACCCCCGGCTTCACCGGTGCCGATCTGTCGAACGTGCTGAACGAGGCCGCGCTGCTGACGGCCCGCAGCGACGAGAAGCTGATCAACAACCACTTCCTGGACGAGGCGATCGACCGCGTCGTGGCCGGCCCGCAGAAGCGGACCCGGATCATGTCCGAGAAGGAGAAGAAGATCACCGCGTACCACGAGGGCGGACACGCCCTGGTCGCGGCGGCCTCACCGAACTCCGACCCGGTTCACAAGATCACGATCCTGTCCCGCGGCCGGGCCCTGGGCTACACCATGGTGCTGCCCGACGAGGACAAGTACTCCACCACCCGCAACGAGATGCTCGACCAGCTGGCGTACATGCTGGGCGGCCGCGCGGCGGAGGAGCTGGTCTTCCACGACCCGACCACGGGCGCCGCGAACGACATCGAGAAGGCGACCGCCACGGCCCGCGCGATGGTCACGCAGTACGGCATGACCGAGCGGCTCGGTGCGATCAAGTTCGGCACCGACAACTCCGAGCCCTTCCTGGGCCGTGAGATGGGTCACCAGCGCGACTACTCGGAAGAGGTCGCCGCGCTGGTCGACGAAGAGGTCAAGAAGCTGATCGAGACCGCGCACAACGAGGCGTGGGAGATCCTGGTCGAGAACCGCGACATCCTCGACAACCTCGTGCTGACGCTCCTGGAGAAGGAGACGCTCAACAAGGAGGAGATCGCCGAGCTCTTCAAGCACGTGGTCAAGCGCCCCGCGCGCCCCGCGTGGACCGGTTCGTCGCGCCGTACGCCCTCCAGCCGCCCGCCGGTGCTGTCGCCCAAGGAGCTGGCCCCGGCCAACGGTTCCGTGGCGACCTCGGCCACCGTCTCGACGGAGAAGGCGGAGGCTCAGGAGGAGCCGCGCACCGAGAGCTGA
- the dacB gene encoding D-alanyl-D-alanine carboxypeptidase/D-alanyl-D-alanine endopeptidase, with amino-acid sequence MPETRTWQVRWRSAQRSARAATRAAVRTARAAADAARQTWQATPRHTQQTWRLTAVSAATGLAVAIVAVAAAGPWDSGQRTAERTEAAVMDGASGEHHAPAPDRPAPSAPPVLPALGVPTAAAGRGAAPVPTDAGLADALAPLLKDPALGPLRTASVVDVAARRQVFGDGQDKAATPASTVKLATAVAALATRGPDHRIDTTAVLAGKDRVVLVGGGDPTLTARAPRPDAAEQPASLRALAEATARALHKRHLGTVGLGYDASAYAGPVQHPIGPNENIAPVTALMTDEARLDDSEHGPAPRESDPADAAAHTFADLLHEYGITVDGAPAAAKAPAKPERLAEVHSLPLSALVERMLTYSDNDIAEALARQTALGAGRPASFDGAAGAVRAALARQHLPLAGAVFADGSGLDRADKVSAGLLAHLLLQASDPGQPALRPVVTGLPVAAFTGTLSNRYTGQSAGAGAVRAKTGTLTGVNTLAGTVVDADGRLLVFSFMTSGTTDPQGAQKALDNLASAVANCGCR; translated from the coding sequence GTGCCGGAGACCAGAACATGGCAGGTCAGATGGCGGTCGGCGCAGCGTTCCGCGCGGGCGGCGACGCGCGCGGCGGTGCGGACCGCCCGGGCGGCGGCCGACGCCGCGCGACAGACCTGGCAGGCCACACCGCGCCACACCCAACAGACCTGGCGGCTGACGGCGGTCTCCGCAGCCACCGGTCTTGCGGTCGCGATCGTCGCGGTGGCGGCGGCCGGCCCGTGGGACTCGGGTCAGCGTACGGCCGAGCGCACCGAGGCGGCCGTCATGGACGGTGCCAGTGGCGAGCATCACGCCCCGGCCCCGGACCGGCCGGCGCCCAGCGCGCCACCGGTGCTGCCCGCGCTCGGCGTCCCCACCGCGGCGGCCGGCCGGGGCGCGGCACCGGTCCCGACCGACGCGGGCCTGGCCGACGCCCTCGCGCCGCTGCTCAAGGACCCGGCGCTGGGGCCGCTGCGCACCGCCTCCGTCGTCGACGTCGCCGCCCGCCGCCAGGTCTTCGGCGACGGCCAGGACAAGGCCGCCACCCCCGCCTCCACGGTCAAGCTCGCCACCGCCGTCGCCGCGCTGGCCACCCGCGGCCCCGACCACCGCATCGACACCACCGCCGTCCTGGCCGGCAAGGACCGCGTCGTGCTGGTGGGCGGCGGCGACCCCACCCTGACCGCCCGCGCCCCGCGGCCGGACGCCGCCGAGCAGCCCGCCAGCCTGCGGGCGCTCGCCGAGGCGACCGCCCGTGCGCTCCACAAGCGCCACCTCGGCACCGTCGGCCTCGGCTACGACGCGTCCGCCTACGCGGGCCCCGTCCAGCACCCCATCGGCCCCAACGAGAACATCGCCCCCGTCACCGCCCTGATGACCGACGAGGCGCGCCTGGACGACAGCGAGCACGGCCCCGCACCGCGCGAGTCGGACCCGGCCGACGCCGCCGCCCACACCTTCGCGGACCTCCTCCACGAGTACGGCATCACCGTCGACGGCGCCCCCGCCGCCGCCAAGGCCCCCGCGAAGCCGGAGCGTCTCGCCGAGGTCCACTCCCTGCCGTTGTCCGCCCTCGTCGAGCGGATGCTGACGTACTCCGACAACGACATCGCCGAGGCGCTGGCCCGCCAGACCGCGCTGGGCGCCGGCCGGCCCGCCAGCTTCGACGGCGCCGCCGGGGCGGTCCGCGCTGCCCTGGCCCGCCAGCACCTGCCCCTGGCCGGCGCGGTCTTCGCCGACGGCAGCGGCCTGGACCGCGCCGACAAGGTCTCCGCCGGCCTGCTCGCCCACCTCCTGCTCCAGGCGTCCGACCCGGGCCAGCCCGCCCTGCGCCCGGTGGTCACCGGCCTGCCGGTCGCCGCCTTCACCGGCACCCTCAGCAACCGCTACACCGGCCAGAGCGCGGGCGCCGGCGCCGTACGGGCCAAGACGGGCACCCTCACCGGCGTGAACACCCTCGCCGGCACGGTCGTCGACGCCGACGGCCGCCTGCTGGTCTTCTCCTTCATGACCTCCGGCACGACGGACCCCCAGGGCGCCCAGAAGGCCCTCGACAACTTGGCCTCCGCGGTGGCGAACTGCGGGTGCCGATAG
- the tilS gene encoding tRNA lysidine(34) synthetase TilS codes for MGPHPAVAAIRLAVRRVLHDVLNHHCAQDRREPPLVLVACSGGADSMALASALAFEAPKLGVRAGGITIDHGLQEGSDLRAAEVALRMRALRLDPVEAVAVTVGREGGPEAAARDARYAALDAAAERLGADAVLLGHTRDDQAETVLLGLARGSGTRSLSGMAATSGHDGRYRRPFLDVDRQTARKACLIQSLPVWDDPHNTDPAYTRSRLRHEGLPALEKALGKGVVEALARTAQLSRDDADALDAWAAAAEGTVLDDTGSLDVAALFALPPAVRRRVLRRAVIGAGSPAGSLFARHIEEVDRLITAWRGQGAINLPGRVGVRRQGGRLVIRQG; via the coding sequence ATGGGTCCCCATCCAGCGGTCGCCGCGATACGCCTGGCGGTCCGCCGCGTACTCCACGACGTGCTCAACCACCACTGCGCACAGGACCGGCGCGAGCCCCCGCTCGTGCTCGTCGCGTGCTCCGGCGGCGCCGACTCCATGGCGCTCGCCTCCGCTCTCGCCTTCGAGGCCCCCAAGCTGGGCGTCCGCGCCGGGGGCATCACCATCGACCACGGCCTCCAGGAGGGCTCCGACCTCCGCGCCGCCGAGGTCGCCCTGCGGATGCGGGCCCTGCGGCTCGACCCCGTGGAGGCCGTCGCGGTCACCGTGGGCCGCGAGGGAGGCCCCGAGGCGGCCGCCCGGGACGCCCGCTACGCCGCCCTCGACGCGGCCGCCGAGCGCCTCGGCGCCGACGCCGTCCTCCTCGGCCACACCCGCGACGACCAGGCCGAGACGGTCCTCCTCGGCCTCGCCCGCGGCTCCGGCACCCGCTCGCTGTCGGGCATGGCCGCCACCAGCGGACACGATGGCCGCTACCGCCGGCCCTTCCTCGACGTGGACCGCCAGACCGCCCGCAAGGCGTGCCTGATCCAGTCGCTGCCCGTCTGGGACGACCCGCACAACACCGACCCCGCCTACACCCGCTCCCGGCTCCGCCACGAGGGCCTGCCCGCCCTGGAGAAAGCGCTCGGCAAGGGCGTCGTCGAGGCGCTGGCGCGCACCGCCCAGCTGTCCCGCGACGATGCCGACGCCCTGGACGCCTGGGCCGCCGCGGCCGAGGGCACCGTCCTCGACGACACCGGCTCGCTCGACGTCGCCGCCCTGTTCGCCCTGCCGCCCGCCGTGCGCCGGCGGGTGCTGCGCCGGGCGGTGATCGGTGCCGGTTCCCCGGCCGGTTCGCTCTTCGCCCGCCACATCGAGGAAGTGGACCGGCTGATCACGGCCTGGCGGGGGCAGGGAGCCATCAATCTGCCCGGGCGCGTGGGTGTGCGACGGCAGGGTGGCAGACTTGTCATCCGGCAGGGCTGA
- the hpt gene encoding hypoxanthine phosphoribosyltransferase, giving the protein MGADLQSVLITKEEIDAKLAELAAKIDAEYAGKDLLIIGVLKGAVMVMADLARALSSPVTMDWMAVSSYGAGTQSSGVVRILKDLDTDIKGKHVLIVEDIIDSGLTLSWLLSNLGSREPASLEVCTLLRKPDAAKVAIDVKWIGFDIPNEFVVGYGLDFAEKYRNLPFVGTLAPHVYGG; this is encoded by the coding sequence ATGGGCGCCGACCTTCAGTCGGTACTCATCACCAAGGAAGAGATCGACGCCAAGCTGGCCGAGCTTGCCGCGAAGATCGATGCGGAGTACGCGGGCAAGGACCTGCTCATCATCGGTGTCCTCAAGGGCGCGGTGATGGTGATGGCGGACCTGGCGCGCGCGCTGTCCTCCCCCGTCACGATGGACTGGATGGCGGTGTCCTCCTACGGGGCGGGCACCCAGTCCTCCGGTGTGGTCCGCATCCTCAAGGACCTGGACACCGACATCAAGGGCAAGCACGTCCTGATCGTCGAGGACATCATCGACTCCGGTCTGACGCTGTCGTGGCTGCTGTCGAACCTCGGCTCGCGTGAGCCGGCGTCGCTGGAGGTCTGCACGCTGCTGCGCAAGCCGGACGCGGCCAAGGTGGCCATCGACGTGAAGTGGATCGGCTTCGACATCCCCAACGAGTTCGTCGTCGGCTACGGCCTGGACTTCGCGGAGAAGTACCGCAACCTGCCGTTCGTCGGTACTCTCGCGCCCCACGTCTACGGGGGCTGA
- a CDS encoding zinc-dependent metalloprotease, translating into MTSIGGTEMVDWNLAAATATRFVRPGPEVSRDEARAIVAELRRHAKASEAHVRAFTRMAQPDATGEAPHDTPVLVVDRPGWIRANVAGFRAVLKPLLAKMEDRRSTLPGGAVLGAVGGKVTGVELGMLLSFLASRVLGQYETFAPASRALPAAAQGGRLLLVAPNIVHVERELEVDPHDFRLWVCLHEETHRTQFTAVPWLRDHIEGEIQSFLGETDIDPGTLLERLREAAQSLAGAKPEGEEGEDGGRSLVDLVQTPAQREILGRLTAVMSLLEGHADYVMDGVGPDVVPSVAEIREKFQKRRASGAGRLDQALRKLLGLDAKLRQYRDGERFVRAVAEEVGMDGFNRVWTSPNTLPTKQEIAKPADWIARVHRKADGAP; encoded by the coding sequence ATGACGAGCATCGGTGGAACCGAGATGGTCGACTGGAATCTCGCGGCCGCGACCGCGACCCGGTTCGTGCGGCCGGGGCCGGAGGTGAGCCGGGACGAGGCGCGCGCGATCGTCGCCGAGCTCCGCCGGCACGCCAAGGCGTCCGAGGCGCATGTGCGGGCCTTCACGCGGATGGCACAGCCGGACGCGACGGGCGAGGCGCCGCACGACACCCCCGTCCTGGTCGTGGACCGGCCCGGCTGGATCCGGGCGAACGTCGCCGGGTTCCGGGCCGTGCTCAAGCCGCTGCTGGCCAAGATGGAGGACCGCCGTTCCACGCTGCCCGGTGGCGCGGTGCTCGGCGCGGTCGGCGGCAAGGTGACCGGCGTGGAGCTGGGCATGCTGCTGTCGTTCCTGGCGTCGCGGGTCCTCGGCCAGTACGAGACCTTCGCCCCGGCCTCCCGCGCCCTGCCCGCCGCCGCGCAGGGCGGCCGGCTGCTGCTCGTCGCGCCGAACATCGTCCACGTGGAGCGCGAGCTCGAGGTGGACCCGCACGACTTCCGGCTGTGGGTGTGCCTCCACGAGGAGACGCACCGTACGCAGTTCACCGCCGTGCCCTGGTTGCGCGACCACATCGAGGGCGAGATCCAGTCGTTCCTCGGGGAGACCGACATCGACCCGGGCACGCTCCTGGAGCGGCTGCGGGAGGCCGCCCAGTCGCTGGCCGGCGCCAAGCCCGAGGGCGAGGAGGGCGAGGACGGCGGTCGCTCCCTCGTCGATCTCGTGCAGACCCCGGCGCAGCGCGAGATCCTCGGGCGGCTGACCGCCGTGATGTCGCTGCTGGAGGGGCACGCCGACTATGTGATGGACGGTGTGGGGCCCGACGTCGTGCCGTCGGTCGCCGAGATCCGGGAGAAGTTCCAGAAGCGCCGGGCCAGCGGCGCCGGCCGGCTCGACCAGGCGCTGCGCAAGCTGCTGGGCCTGGACGCCAAGCTGCGGCAGTACCGCGACGGCGAACGGTTCGTCCGGGCGGTGGCCGAGGAGGTGGGCATGGACGGTTTCAACCGCGTGTGGACGTCACCGAACACCCTCCCCACCAAACAAGAGATCGCCAAACCGGCGGACTGGATCGCGCGGGTGCACCGCAAGGCGGACGGGGCACCGTAG
- the leuE gene encoding leucine efflux protein LeuE yields MLGITDLSTYLVGLALIILLPGPNSLYVVSVAARRGPRVAYRAAAGVLCGDTVLMTLSAGGVASLLQASPVLFAVVKFAGAGYLTWLAVGMLRGAWALWRGREARKAELTDGAPKAVKETVERPFRRALVVSLLNPKAILFFISFFVQFVDPSYAHPVLSFLTLGAWAQLFSFTYLSILIFSGTYLAATFRRRKRLTAGLSAGAGAAFLGFAAKLSLASAS; encoded by the coding sequence ATGCTGGGGATAACGGATCTGTCCACCTATCTGGTGGGCCTCGCGCTGATCATTCTGCTGCCGGGCCCGAATTCGCTGTACGTCGTCTCGGTGGCGGCCCGGCGCGGTCCCCGCGTCGCCTACCGTGCGGCGGCCGGGGTGCTGTGCGGCGACACCGTGCTGATGACCCTGTCGGCGGGCGGCGTGGCCTCGCTGCTGCAGGCCAGTCCGGTGCTGTTCGCCGTCGTCAAGTTCGCCGGCGCCGGCTATCTGACGTGGCTCGCGGTCGGCATGCTGCGCGGCGCCTGGGCGCTGTGGCGCGGCCGGGAGGCCCGTAAGGCCGAGCTGACGGACGGTGCGCCCAAGGCGGTGAAGGAGACCGTGGAGCGGCCGTTCCGCCGGGCGCTGGTGGTCAGCCTGCTCAACCCGAAGGCGATCCTGTTCTTCATCTCGTTCTTCGTGCAGTTCGTGGACCCGTCGTACGCCCACCCGGTGCTGTCGTTCCTGACGCTGGGCGCCTGGGCGCAGCTGTTCAGCTTCACCTACCTGTCGATCCTGATCTTCAGCGGGACGTACCTGGCGGCGACCTTCCGGCGCCGCAAGCGGCTGACCGCCGGGCTGTCCGCGGGCGCCGGCGCGGCGTTCCTCGGCTTCGCGGCCAAGCTGTCGCTGGCCAGCGCGAGCTGA
- a CDS encoding DedA family protein, which yields MNTLALGPQWLDPDYLIATFGLIGVLVIVFAESGLLIGFFLPGDSLLFTTGLLVTTNKLDRPLWLVCSLVVLAAVLGDQAGYLFGRKVGPSLFKRPDSRLFKQENVEKAHEFFEKYGPKSLILARFVPIVRTFTPIVAGVSRMNYRSFLTFNVIGGALWGAGVTLLGALLGNVEFVHKNIELMLVAIVLISVIPIAIEFLRARGKAKKQGAAPVPPTQPGRPHGATADSARRGRHAKR from the coding sequence GTGAATACTCTCGCGCTCGGCCCGCAGTGGCTGGACCCGGACTACCTGATCGCGACGTTCGGCCTGATCGGCGTCCTGGTCATCGTCTTCGCGGAGTCCGGCCTGCTGATCGGCTTCTTCCTGCCGGGTGACTCGCTCCTGTTCACCACCGGCCTGCTGGTGACGACGAACAAGCTGGACCGCCCCCTGTGGCTGGTGTGCAGCCTGGTCGTCCTCGCCGCCGTCCTGGGTGACCAGGCCGGCTACCTCTTCGGCCGGAAGGTCGGCCCGTCCCTCTTCAAGCGCCCCGACTCCCGCCTCTTCAAGCAGGAGAACGTCGAGAAGGCGCACGAGTTCTTCGAGAAGTACGGCCCCAAGTCGCTGATCCTGGCCCGATTCGTGCCGATCGTGCGGACGTTCACGCCGATCGTCGCCGGTGTGAGCCGGATGAACTACCGCTCCTTCCTCACCTTCAACGTCATCGGCGGTGCCCTGTGGGGCGCCGGTGTCACCCTGCTCGGCGCGCTGCTCGGCAACGTCGAGTTCGTCCACAAGAACATCGAGCTGATGCTGGTCGCGATCGTGCTGATCTCCGTGATCCCGATCGCGATCGAATTCCTCCGGGCACGCGGCAAGGCCAAGAAGCAGGGGGCGGCGCCGGTTCCGCCCACGCAGCCGGGCCGCCCGCACGGCGCGACCGCGGACAGCGCCCGCCGCGGGCGGCACGCCAAGCGCTGA
- a CDS encoding YbjQ family protein codes for MGIEEYGGGQRAQSDVLVVTTNDVPGFHVERVIGEVFGLTVRSRHLGSQIGAGLKSLVGGELRGLTKTLVETRNQAMERLVEQARSRGANAVLMFRFDVSEAADVGTEVCAYGTAAVLTPQP; via the coding sequence ATGGGCATCGAGGAGTACGGCGGCGGGCAGCGCGCGCAGTCCGACGTTCTGGTGGTGACGACGAACGACGTGCCGGGGTTTCACGTGGAACGGGTGATCGGCGAGGTCTTCGGCCTCACGGTGCGCTCCCGGCACCTGGGCAGCCAGATCGGCGCGGGCCTGAAGTCGCTGGTCGGCGGCGAGCTGCGGGGGCTGACCAAGACCCTCGTCGAGACCCGCAACCAGGCGATGGAACGGCTGGTGGAACAGGCCCGCTCGCGGGGTGCGAACGCGGTGCTGATGTTCCGCTTCGACGTGTCGGAGGCCGCGGACGTCGGCACCGAGGTGTGCGCGTACGGCACCGCGGCGGTACTGACTCCGCAGCCCTGA
- a CDS encoding threonine/serine ThrE exporter family protein: MASDPHAPDQGSGAPEDRKPASDEAHSAFTPPLGVPYPPLPEDEHPTSEFALPAGLRPEAPAEQEGSAFVRPGSTTGQTPLPKPVGATAMSLAFTPPQGIPAISLTKEAPWQDRMRTMLRMPVGERPVPERLGGGDEETGPAVPRVLDLTLRIGEILLAGGEGAEDVEAAMFGVAYAYGLERVEPTVTFTLLSISYQPSLVDDPITASRTVRRRGVDYNRLSAVFRLVDEITSEGLTLEEAYRGLAEIRRNRHPYPSWALTVASGLLSGAASMLVGGGLLVFVAAAVGSMLGDRLAWLASGRGLPEFYQFVVAAMPPAAVGVAFGLAHANVQASAVITGGLFALIPGRALVAGVHDGLTGYYITAAARLLEVGYLIVGIVVGVLSVLYIGLQLNPGLRRLNPEQALGTYNVPVVQTIAAMLLALAFCVLLQQERHTVAFATLNGGVAWVVYGALAYVAGINPVPATAIAAGLVGLFGQLLSRYRYASALPYVTAAIGPLLPGSATYFGLLNFAQGHLPQGLTSLVQAASLALAIAVGVNLGSEVARLFLRAPGMQAGGAGRRAAKRTRGF; the protein is encoded by the coding sequence GTGGCGTCGGACCCACACGCACCGGACCAGGGCAGCGGAGCCCCCGAGGACCGCAAGCCCGCGTCGGACGAGGCGCACAGCGCCTTCACCCCGCCGCTCGGTGTTCCCTACCCCCCGTTGCCCGAGGACGAGCACCCCACCTCCGAGTTCGCCCTCCCCGCCGGCCTGCGGCCGGAGGCGCCGGCCGAACAGGAGGGCTCCGCCTTCGTGCGGCCCGGCAGCACCACCGGTCAGACACCGCTGCCCAAGCCCGTCGGCGCCACCGCCATGAGCCTGGCCTTCACCCCGCCGCAGGGCATACCGGCCATCAGCCTGACCAAGGAAGCGCCCTGGCAGGACCGGATGCGCACGATGCTGCGGATGCCGGTGGGGGAGCGGCCGGTCCCCGAGCGCCTCGGGGGCGGCGACGAGGAGACCGGTCCCGCGGTCCCCCGCGTACTCGACCTGACGCTGCGCATCGGCGAGATCCTGCTGGCCGGCGGTGAGGGCGCGGAGGACGTCGAGGCGGCGATGTTCGGCGTCGCGTACGCCTACGGGCTGGAGCGCGTCGAGCCGACCGTCACCTTCACCCTGCTGTCGATCTCGTACCAGCCGTCGCTGGTCGACGACCCGATCACGGCCAGCCGGACGGTCCGGCGCCGCGGCGTCGACTACAACCGGCTGTCCGCGGTCTTCCGGCTCGTCGACGAGATCACCTCGGAGGGCCTCACCCTCGAAGAGGCATACCGCGGCCTCGCCGAGATCCGCCGTAACCGCCACCCCTACCCGAGCTGGGCGCTGACGGTGGCCTCCGGGCTGCTGTCCGGTGCCGCCTCCATGCTCGTCGGCGGCGGGCTGCTGGTGTTCGTGGCGGCCGCGGTGGGCTCGATGCTCGGCGACCGGCTGGCGTGGCTCGCCTCCGGCCGGGGACTGCCGGAGTTCTACCAGTTCGTGGTCGCCGCGATGCCGCCCGCCGCGGTGGGCGTCGCCTTCGGCCTGGCACACGCCAACGTGCAGGCGTCCGCGGTGATCACCGGTGGGCTGTTCGCCCTCATCCCGGGGCGGGCGCTGGTCGCCGGCGTGCACGACGGGCTGACCGGTTACTACATCACCGCCGCCGCCCGTCTGCTGGAGGTCGGCTACCTGATCGTCGGCATCGTCGTCGGCGTGCTCAGCGTGCTGTACATCGGGCTGCAACTGAACCCGGGCCTGCGGCGGCTCAACCCCGAACAGGCGCTGGGCACCTACAACGTGCCGGTGGTGCAGACCATCGCGGCGATGCTGCTGGCGCTGGCGTTCTGCGTACTGCTCCAGCAGGAACGTCACACCGTGGCGTTCGCAACCCTGAACGGTGGGGTGGCCTGGGTGGTCTACGGCGCCCTCGCCTACGTCGCCGGCATCAACCCGGTGCCCGCCACCGCCATCGCGGCCGGACTGGTCGGTCTCTTCGGCCAGTTGCTCTCCCGCTACCGCTACGCCTCAGCACTGCCGTACGTCACCGCCGCCATCGGCCCGCTGCTGCCCGGTAGCGCCACGTACTTCGGCCTGCTCAACTTCGCCCAGGGCCACCTGCCGCAGGGCCTCACGTCGCTGGTCCAGGCCGCCTCGCTGGCGCTGGCCATCGCGGTGGGGGTCAACCTCGGCTCCGAGGTCGCCCGGCTGTTCCTGCGCGCCCCCGGCATGCAGGCGGGCGGCGCCGGCCGCCGCGCGGCCAAGCGCACCCGCGGCTTCTAG